A part of Geothermobacter hydrogeniphilus genomic DNA contains:
- a CDS encoding Rrf2 family transcriptional regulator, with the protein MKLHKASLFALYAVLELAGDPERQLSATDIADKYAISTHHLAKVLRTLVRSGLVQAVRGAGGGYRFTGVPNRTTLLDVIELFESLESELDIPSPRGRAGEAVVEELQSITREIDDLTKAVLDTITLETALNSARMRVEREESGSISPAEPGGS; encoded by the coding sequence ATGAAATTGCATAAGGCAAGTCTGTTTGCGCTCTATGCCGTACTGGAGCTGGCCGGCGATCCCGAACGGCAGCTTTCGGCGACCGACATTGCCGACAAATATGCCATTTCTACGCATCACCTGGCCAAGGTACTGCGCACCCTGGTGCGATCAGGCCTGGTGCAGGCGGTACGCGGCGCCGGAGGCGGCTATCGTTTCACCGGGGTTCCCAATCGGACCACGCTGCTCGATGTCATCGAGCTGTTTGAATCTCTGGAGTCGGAACTTGATATTCCCAGTCCAAGGGGGCGGGCCGGGGAGGCGGTGGTCGAGGAACTGCAGAGCATCACCCGCGAGATTGATGATCTCACCAAGGCGGTGCTGGATACCATCACCCTGGAAACAGCTCTCAACAGCGCCCGGATGCGCGTCGAGCGGGAGGAGAGCGGATCGATCTCCCCGGCGGAACCGGGTGGAAGCTGA
- a CDS encoding deaminase: MDELFWELVMDSRHPLNMNRGFLILGLTGPLRSGCTTAANMFCGSFQEKVGEIATKTEQVEIEACYRQLKEYMESCDGEEYKIEKEKRKLYKHLKKREIAGCLSRLIKNNEVKNFYKISMSNMLFKFTVEYYLEKKPKHYEARLENFIKAIEERSFDFEKIKSVVEIIKNKRFRDLENDDYSLCKFYDDYIKKLDDLNSEIRSSYGNEEVYGTIMQDLGDNIRKNGNPFQSFDRLDETCCQLIAEEANFIIKYFRNRPDRENRKKHFVIESFRNPYEVLYFRYRYYEFYLMSIYTDKEIRQSERGVFSVDRDERDQGEKNRADEIYAQNVSACVDISDIAINNNGTLDEYFAKLVKYYAIIMQPGVINPESDEMFMNQAYSLSLKSSCISRQVGAVIIGANGYVVGAGWNDAGEGQVGCGYRHGQEFNNLDNSVLVSNPDNESSFREKLKNNPKEFPFCYKDNYSSFVSSKKIKKLLNNKRYELKKIGVTEEGQEKLFAILTNGLSIKRLEYCRALHAEENALLQTSKNGGMGVRGGTIYTTSFPCELCAKKIYQSGIREIVFTEPYPDSISKEVILRDGVKKVTLRQFEGVKSHSYFRLYKPGMDKKELISILTRPKPEPELPLFSRLE, encoded by the coding sequence GTGGATGAATTATTTTGGGAGTTAGTTATGGATAGTAGGCATCCGTTAAATATGAATAGAGGTTTTTTGATCCTTGGATTGACTGGCCCGCTTAGGAGTGGATGTACAACTGCAGCAAATATGTTTTGTGGTAGTTTCCAAGAAAAGGTTGGAGAAATAGCAACCAAAACGGAGCAGGTGGAAATAGAGGCCTGTTACAGGCAGTTAAAAGAGTACATGGAAAGTTGTGATGGGGAAGAGTACAAAATAGAGAAAGAAAAGCGCAAATTATATAAACATCTCAAAAAAAGAGAAATAGCTGGCTGTCTGTCTAGGTTGATAAAAAACAACGAAGTAAAGAATTTTTATAAAATCTCAATGAGTAATATGCTCTTTAAATTTACAGTTGAATATTATTTAGAAAAAAAACCAAAACATTATGAAGCAAGGCTAGAAAACTTCATTAAAGCTATTGAGGAGAGGTCCTTTGATTTTGAAAAGATAAAGTCTGTTGTTGAAATAATAAAAAATAAAAGATTCAGAGATCTTGAGAATGATGATTATTCTTTGTGTAAATTCTACGATGATTATATAAAAAAGCTGGATGATTTAAATAGTGAAATACGATCATCTTATGGGAATGAAGAGGTATACGGGACCATAATGCAGGATTTAGGTGACAATATCCGCAAGAATGGTAATCCATTCCAGAGTTTTGATCGCCTTGATGAGACATGCTGTCAGTTAATTGCCGAAGAAGCAAATTTTATAATAAAGTATTTTAGAAATAGACCCGACAGGGAGAATAGAAAGAAACATTTTGTAATAGAAAGTTTTAGAAATCCGTACGAGGTTTTATATTTTAGATATAGATACTACGAATTTTATTTAATGTCTATTTATACAGACAAGGAAATAAGGCAAAGTGAAAGAGGCGTATTTTCAGTAGATAGAGATGAGAGAGACCAGGGCGAAAAGAACAGAGCAGACGAAATTTATGCACAAAATGTCTCAGCATGTGTAGATATTTCAGATATTGCTATTAACAATAATGGAACTTTAGATGAATATTTTGCGAAGCTAGTAAAGTATTATGCGATAATTATGCAGCCAGGTGTGATTAACCCTGAATCAGATGAAATGTTTATGAATCAGGCTTATTCACTTAGCCTGAAGTCAAGCTGTATTTCAAGACAGGTGGGTGCAGTTATTATCGGTGCAAATGGTTATGTTGTGGGGGCAGGCTGGAACGATGCAGGAGAAGGACAAGTCGGGTGTGGGTATAGGCATGGTCAAGAGTTTAATAATTTAGATAATAGTGTTTTAGTAAGTAATCCGGATAATGAATCAAGCTTTAGGGAAAAACTAAAAAATAACCCTAAGGAGTTCCCTTTTTGTTATAAAGATAATTATTCGAGCTTTGTGAGCTCAAAAAAAATCAAAAAACTATTAAACAATAAAAGGTATGAATTGAAAAAAATTGGCGTCACAGAAGAAGGCCAAGAAAAATTGTTTGCCATTTTAACAAATGGTCTAAGTATTAAGAGGCTTGAATATTGTCGAGCCTTACATGCGGAGGAAAATGCACTTTTGCAAACGTCTAAAAATGGTGGGATGGGCGTTCGTGGTGGAACTATTTACACAACATCCTTCCCTTGTGAATTATGTGCAAAAAAAATATATCAATCTGGCATAAGGGAAATAGTTTTTACTGAGCCATATCCGGACAGCATTTCAAAAGAAGTCATTTTAAGGGATGGAGTTAAAAAGGTCACCCTTCGCCAATTTGAAGGTGTAAAATCACACAGTTATTTCCGCCTATACAAGCCAGGCATGGACAAGAAAGAGTTAATAAGTATTTTGACAAGGCCAAAACCAGAGCCTGAACTCCCATTGTTCTCAAGGTTAGAATAG
- a CDS encoding nitroreductase family protein has protein sequence MFKDIVLKNRSYRRFREDATIEEQDLRELVNLARLTASGANRQPLKYLLSNTPEKNGRIFPHLHWAGYLQDWPGPAAGERPSAYIVILGDTSIARGFGCDHGIAAQTILLGAVEKGWGGCIMGAINRDALRKALNIPEQFEILLVLALGKPVEEVVIEPVPADGNVKYWRDEKGTHHVPKRALEEIILSLGEDV, from the coding sequence ATGTTCAAAGACATCGTATTGAAAAACAGGAGCTACAGACGCTTCCGGGAAGATGCAACCATCGAAGAGCAGGACCTGCGGGAGCTGGTCAACCTGGCCCGGCTGACCGCCTCGGGAGCCAATCGTCAACCCCTGAAATACCTGCTTTCGAATACGCCGGAAAAAAACGGCAGGATCTTCCCCCACCTGCACTGGGCGGGCTATCTGCAGGACTGGCCGGGGCCGGCGGCAGGGGAACGCCCGTCCGCCTATATCGTCATCCTCGGCGACACCAGCATCGCCAGGGGCTTCGGCTGCGACCACGGCATCGCCGCCCAGACCATTCTGCTGGGTGCTGTTGAAAAGGGCTGGGGCGGATGCATCATGGGGGCCATCAACCGGGACGCCCTGCGCAAGGCTCTCAACATCCCGGAACAGTTCGAAATCCTGCTGGTTCTCGCCCTCGGCAAACCGGTGGAAGAGGTGGTCATCGAACCCGTGCCGGCAGATGGAAATGTGAAATACTGGCGGGATGAAAAGGGGACCCACCACGTGCCGAAACGGGCCCTGGAGGAGATCATCCTCTCCCTCGGAGAGGATGTCTGA
- a CDS encoding toxin-antitoxin system TumE family protein translates to MANGYWVKFEARRVTVNEHIPHGSSYSLTLHDRTNRRIIGFDNAHAIKSRRKTGPEK, encoded by the coding sequence ATGGCAAACGGCTACTGGGTCAAATTTGAAGCCAGGCGGGTCACGGTCAATGAGCATATCCCCCACGGGAGCAGTTACAGCCTGACGCTCCACGACAGAACCAACCGACGGATAATCGGCTTCGACAATGCTCACGCGATCAAATCGAGAAGAAAAACGGGGCCCGAAAAATAA
- a CDS encoding GNAT family N-acetyltransferase, whose product MTDHITIRNARPADFEAVVALDLVGVADEKPAYWRGVFDRYVGAERDDRIFLVAEREGEAIGFIIGEVRAWEFGSPPCGWVFALSVSPRTRELGVGQLMFEEICRRLKKAGVTTVRTMVDRENKLTLSFFRSQGLRTGRYIELEKPL is encoded by the coding sequence ATGACAGATCACATCACCATCCGCAATGCCAGACCGGCCGACTTCGAGGCCGTCGTGGCGCTGGACCTGGTCGGGGTCGCTGATGAAAAGCCGGCCTACTGGCGCGGTGTCTTCGACCGTTATGTCGGTGCCGAGCGGGATGACCGGATTTTTCTGGTCGCCGAACGGGAGGGTGAGGCTATTGGTTTCATCATTGGCGAGGTGCGCGCCTGGGAATTCGGTTCGCCCCCCTGCGGCTGGGTCTTCGCCCTCAGCGTGTCCCCCCGCACCCGGGAACTGGGTGTCGGGCAGCTGATGTTCGAAGAGATCTGCCGACGGCTGAAAAAAGCCGGGGTCACGACCGTGCGGACCATGGTTGACCGGGAGAACAAGCTGACCCTGTCCTTTTTCCGCAGCCAGGGGCTGCGGACCGGGCGCTACATCGAACTGGAAAAGCCATTATGA
- a CDS encoding nitroreductase family protein: protein MPLITVNQQTCNRDGLCSSVCPMKIIAFGKGAYPAAVARAEEFCIRCGHCVAVCPTGSLRHAELPLEGFPPLRKDLQLSEEQSRQFLRGRRSVRNYRDQPVSRDSLQKLIETARYAPSGHNSQGAEWLVVDNREELNRMSGIVADWMRWMLDNMADLARSLHMDRVLERIAGGEDVILRGAPALIIAHAPKDDRLASSTCTIALAYLELAASGMALGTCWAGYFNAAATSFPPLQEALALPEGHQSFGAMMVGYPQYRYHRLPTRKAPVITWR, encoded by the coding sequence ATGCCGCTGATCACAGTCAACCAACAAACCTGCAACCGGGATGGTCTCTGCAGTTCCGTCTGTCCGATGAAGATCATTGCTTTCGGCAAGGGGGCATACCCGGCTGCCGTTGCCAGGGCGGAGGAATTCTGCATCCGCTGCGGTCATTGTGTTGCCGTCTGCCCGACAGGCAGTCTGCGGCATGCCGAGCTGCCGCTGGAAGGGTTTCCGCCGCTCCGCAAAGACCTGCAGCTGTCCGAAGAACAGAGCCGGCAGTTTCTGCGCGGCCGCCGCTCTGTTCGCAACTATCGTGACCAGCCGGTTTCTCGGGACAGCCTGCAGAAGCTGATCGAAACGGCCCGCTACGCTCCCTCCGGTCATAATTCCCAGGGAGCCGAGTGGCTGGTGGTGGACAACCGTGAGGAATTGAACCGCATGAGCGGCATCGTCGCCGACTGGATGCGCTGGATGCTGGACAACATGGCAGACCTTGCCCGGTCCCTGCACATGGATCGTGTCCTGGAGCGGATCGCCGGGGGCGAGGACGTTATTTTGCGCGGGGCTCCGGCTCTGATCATTGCCCATGCTCCCAAAGATGACCGTCTGGCCTCATCGACCTGCACCATCGCTCTGGCCTACCTGGAACTGGCGGCGTCCGGCATGGCGCTGGGAACCTGCTGGGCCGGGTACTTCAATGCCGCGGCCACCAGCTTTCCGCCACTGCAGGAGGCGCTCGCTCTGCCTGAAGGACACCAGTCTTTCGGGGCGATGATGGTTGGTTATCCGCAGTATCGTTATCACCGTCTGCCCACTCGCAAGGCGCCGGTGATCACCTGGCGTTAG
- a CDS encoding DUF488 domain-containing protein — MTIRIVRLGTERKSDEGLRIGTVRRPPRGVPKSEYAARNWYDVWLPNLAPSAGLMKLAKAAESEKEWELFLRKYRSEMADPEKSRVLDLLAALSRDTNFSVGCYCENEVRCHRSVLRDLLAERGAVLEISLQTDEVEP; from the coding sequence AAAAGTGACGAAGGACTGCGCATCGGGACGGTCAGGCGTCCTCCCCGCGGCGTTCCAAAGAGTGAATACGCGGCGCGGAACTGGTATGATGTCTGGCTTCCGAACCTGGCGCCGTCAGCGGGACTCATGAAACTGGCCAAAGCTGCCGAATCGGAAAAGGAATGGGAGCTTTTTCTCAGGAAATACCGTTCCGAAATGGCGGATCCCGAAAAAAGCAGGGTCCTTGATCTGCTTGCGGCGCTATCCCGGGACACAAATTTCTCGGTCGGCTGCTACTGCGAGAACGAGGTGCGCTGTCATCGCTCGGTGCTGCGCGACCTGCTGGCGGAGCGGGGCGCCGTCCTGGAGATTTCGTTGCAGACAGACGAGGTGGAACCATGA
- a CDS encoding helix-turn-helix domain-containing protein, whose amino-acid sequence MSENVLKIGIMSREDYKQRTIAIARGTYTPKRNEPKIWFESLQSMAQVLSSENQRLLRLIMDEHPQSLKELEELTGRTSSNLSRTLKTMAHYGIVELEKHKRRLVPKVKTSDFRVEFGIRQQSH is encoded by the coding sequence ATGTCTGAAAATGTCCTGAAAATCGGCATCATGTCCAGAGAAGATTACAAACAGCGGACCATTGCGATTGCCCGGGGTACATATACTCCCAAACGCAACGAGCCGAAGATCTGGTTCGAATCTCTCCAGTCAATGGCACAGGTTTTGAGCAGCGAAAATCAACGCCTGCTGCGACTGATCATGGATGAACATCCCCAGTCCCTTAAAGAACTTGAAGAACTGACGGGAAGAACCTCCAGCAATCTCTCCCGGACTCTGAAGACCATGGCTCATTACGGGATTGTCGAGCTTGAAAAACATAAGCGACGTCTTGTGCCAAAGGTTAAAACGTCCGACTTTCGAGTCGAATTTGGCATCAGACAACAATCTCATTGA
- a CDS encoding thiamine pyrophosphate-binding protein — MTIPQREGGRILVDALKIHQVDTVFCVPGESYLPVLDALYDEQERLRLIVCRQEGGAAFMAEAYGKLTGRPGVCFVTRGPGATNAGIGVHTARQDSTPLVLFVGQVGGRMVEREAFQEIDYRRMFGQMAKWVAQIDRVERIPEMVSHAFHLAVSGRPGPVVLALPEDVLSAVAAVPDCDRYRPVQAHPGPDALRELRERLAAAQRPLLILGGGGWSAEACAAIRRFSEANRLPTLCTFRRQDLYDNRLPNYVGDLGLGVNPRLAERVRQADLLLAVGPRLGETTTGGYQLLDIPRPRQTLIHVHAGAEELGRVYRADLPINAGMAEFAAAVSTLPTVEAPAWQDWLTQAREDYLSHLQPPTARGELDLAAVIAFLNRRLPAEAILTNGAGNYSAWLHRFYQYRGFRTQLAPTSGAMGYGVPAAVAAKLAHPERPVVCLAGDGCFQMNGQELATAVRHRLAIIFLVCNNGMYGTIRMHQERRYPGRVCGTDLANPDFAALARAYGAHGETVDNHETFVAAFERALTLDGPALIELRTDPRAITPDERLEQS, encoded by the coding sequence ATGACAATTCCCCAGCGCGAGGGGGGCAGGATTCTTGTCGACGCCCTGAAAATCCATCAGGTCGATACCGTTTTCTGCGTGCCGGGCGAAAGCTACCTGCCGGTACTCGACGCCCTGTACGATGAGCAGGAGCGGCTGCGCCTGATCGTCTGCCGGCAGGAAGGGGGAGCCGCCTTCATGGCCGAGGCCTACGGCAAGCTGACCGGCCGGCCGGGGGTCTGCTTCGTCACCCGCGGCCCCGGCGCGACCAACGCCGGCATCGGCGTCCACACCGCCCGGCAGGACTCGACCCCGCTGGTGCTCTTCGTCGGCCAGGTCGGCGGCCGAATGGTTGAGCGTGAGGCTTTTCAGGAAATCGACTACCGCCGCATGTTCGGCCAGATGGCCAAGTGGGTCGCCCAGATCGATCGGGTCGAGCGTATTCCGGAAATGGTCAGTCACGCCTTTCACCTGGCGGTATCCGGTCGCCCCGGACCGGTGGTGCTGGCGCTGCCGGAAGACGTGCTGTCCGCCGTGGCCGCGGTGCCCGACTGCGACCGCTACCGTCCCGTCCAGGCCCATCCGGGACCGGATGCCCTGCGGGAACTGCGGGAGAGACTGGCCGCCGCGCAACGTCCCCTGCTGATTCTCGGTGGCGGCGGCTGGTCCGCCGAGGCCTGCGCCGCCATCCGCCGCTTCAGTGAGGCCAACCGGCTGCCGACCCTCTGCACTTTCCGACGACAGGATCTGTACGACAACCGGCTGCCCAACTATGTCGGGGATCTGGGGCTCGGCGTCAACCCCCGCCTGGCCGAACGGGTCCGGCAGGCGGACCTGTTGCTCGCCGTCGGCCCGCGCCTCGGCGAAACGACCACCGGCGGCTACCAACTGCTCGATATCCCGCGCCCCCGGCAGACCCTGATCCATGTCCATGCCGGCGCCGAGGAACTGGGACGCGTCTACCGGGCCGACCTGCCGATCAATGCCGGCATGGCGGAATTCGCCGCCGCCGTCAGCACCCTGCCGACCGTCGAAGCACCGGCCTGGCAGGACTGGCTGACACAGGCGCGGGAAGACTACCTGAGCCACCTGCAGCCGCCGACCGCGCGCGGGGAACTGGACCTGGCCGCCGTTATCGCATTTCTCAACCGACGGCTGCCGGCAGAGGCGATCCTCACCAACGGCGCCGGCAACTACTCCGCCTGGCTGCACCGCTTCTACCAGTATCGCGGTTTCCGCACCCAGCTGGCTCCCACCAGCGGGGCCATGGGCTATGGCGTCCCCGCGGCGGTCGCGGCCAAGCTGGCCCACCCGGAACGGCCGGTGGTCTGCCTGGCCGGCGACGGTTGCTTCCAGATGAACGGCCAGGAGTTGGCCACCGCCGTCCGGCACCGGCTGGCGATTATCTTCCTGGTCTGCAACAACGGCATGTACGGCACCATCCGCATGCACCAGGAACGGCGCTATCCCGGCCGGGTCTGCGGCACCGACCTGGCCAACCCGGACTTCGCCGCCCTGGCCCGGGCCTACGGCGCCCACGGCGAAACGGTCGACAATCACGAAACCTTCGTCGCCGCTTTCGAGCGAGCCCTGACACTGGACGGACCGGCACTGATCGAACTGCGCACCGATCCCCGGGCGATCACTCCCGACGAAAGACTGGAGCAAAGCTAG
- a CDS encoding MBL fold metallo-hydrolase produces the protein MPPAKIIESVAAVFCYQGEIFALRRQPYLQAFPGYESFPGGKIDRDDPDLPHPSPLLREWDGKRMHALVREVREELGYDLPAGIASGQVKAVHYLAKALAPPVVAARFFLHVFRIDLETRPVFSADPGEIADCFWKTPRQLLDSFERGDALMVPPLRWVLQALERDPQGVAFGDLSPRFDEDRFVISFEQLSDVRILPVPSNTFPPVKRTNAFLLGDPGAPRILVDPSPESPQVLEKLLRTLEPETLSALFLTHHHHDHHEHVPQLARRLGVPVWMSDDTRERILKKYGSDYFTEVRLEIRREGDELTRWKGETVRVFEIPGHDAGQLALAPESLRWFLVGDLIQGAGTVVIAAPEGDMAAYFGTLERIIALDPAVILPSHGAPMRGTHRLRETLRHRREREEAIHRLFVSGKTKAEILDTVYQGVDQQLLPFALLNIESHLVKLRREGRI, from the coding sequence ATGCCCCCAGCTAAAATCATCGAATCGGTTGCCGCCGTGTTCTGTTACCAGGGCGAGATCTTCGCCTTGCGGAGACAGCCTTACCTGCAGGCTTTTCCAGGCTATGAATCCTTTCCCGGGGGGAAGATTGACCGGGACGATCCGGACCTGCCTCATCCCTCCCCGCTGCTTCGCGAGTGGGACGGCAAACGGATGCACGCGCTGGTCCGGGAAGTTCGGGAGGAACTCGGTTATGATCTCCCGGCCGGGATCGCCTCCGGGCAGGTAAAAGCTGTCCACTACCTGGCAAAAGCTCTGGCGCCGCCGGTTGTCGCGGCGCGCTTCTTCCTGCATGTGTTCCGCATCGACCTGGAAACAAGACCGGTTTTCAGCGCCGATCCCGGGGAGATCGCCGATTGTTTCTGGAAGACCCCGCGGCAGCTGCTTGACAGCTTTGAACGCGGGGACGCGCTGATGGTTCCGCCTTTGCGCTGGGTGCTGCAGGCTTTGGAGCGCGACCCGCAGGGGGTCGCTTTCGGCGATCTGTCGCCGCGCTTTGATGAGGACAGGTTTGTCATCAGCTTTGAGCAGTTGAGCGACGTGCGGATTCTCCCGGTTCCGTCCAATACCTTCCCGCCGGTCAAGCGGACCAATGCTTTTCTGCTCGGAGATCCGGGCGCACCGCGCATCCTGGTTGACCCGTCCCCCGAGTCGCCGCAGGTGCTGGAGAAGCTGTTGCGCACCCTGGAACCGGAAACGCTCAGCGCCCTATTCCTGACCCATCACCACCACGATCATCATGAGCATGTTCCGCAGCTGGCAAGGCGACTTGGTGTTCCGGTCTGGATGAGTGACGATACCCGTGAGCGTATTCTGAAGAAGTATGGCAGTGACTATTTCACCGAGGTGCGGCTTGAAATCAGGCGGGAAGGCGATGAACTGACCCGCTGGAAGGGTGAAACCGTCAGGGTTTTCGAGATTCCCGGCCATGATGCCGGGCAGCTCGCCCTGGCGCCGGAGTCGTTGCGCTGGTTCCTGGTCGGGGATCTCATCCAGGGGGCCGGCACGGTGGTGATTGCCGCGCCGGAAGGTGACATGGCGGCCTATTTCGGAACCCTGGAACGCATTATCGCGCTTGACCCTGCCGTGATCCTGCCCTCGCACGGCGCACCGATGCGCGGCACCCATCGCCTGCGGGAGACCCTGCGACATCGCCGTGAACGGGAAGAGGCGATCCACAGGTTATTCGTCAGCGGCAAAACAAAAGCCGAGATTCTCGACACCGTCTACCAGGGGGTCGATCAGCAGTTGCTGCCCTTCGCCCTGCTGAACATCGAATCGCACCTGGTCAAGCTGCGCCGGGAGGGGCGGATCTGA
- a CDS encoding nitroreductase family protein has translation MAVKHSLYHETGQVRVDRERCTLCRRCVETCPVEVLTIEADAVQQREISFGCIACGHCMMVCPHACISVTGRNLDPADLRSLPEPDARADAEALQTLFTSRRSVRRYRDEPVPAELLEQVVAMASTAPMGIPPSDVGVATVNGFEQVRELSAEVVAGYRRMMKVMRPGLLKLLWPLLGQARYERFNDFILPLGADYIQGWDEGRDTVHWGAPALLVFSHSPYAGAEDAAIACTYAMLTAEALGLGSCMIGGSPPILQRNKALCARLKIPEGHKPSLVLIVGYSAVPFVRTIKRRFRHEQGG, from the coding sequence ATGGCGGTCAAACACAGCTTGTACCATGAAACGGGGCAGGTCAGGGTCGACAGGGAGCGCTGCACGCTTTGCCGGCGCTGCGTCGAGACCTGTCCGGTCGAGGTACTCACCATCGAAGCGGATGCGGTGCAGCAGCGGGAGATCAGCTTCGGCTGTATCGCCTGCGGTCACTGCATGATGGTCTGCCCGCATGCGTGCATCAGCGTCACCGGTCGCAACCTCGACCCAGCGGATCTCCGGTCGCTGCCTGAGCCTGATGCGCGCGCCGACGCTGAGGCGTTGCAGACGCTGTTCACCTCGCGGCGCAGCGTGCGCCGGTATCGCGACGAGCCGGTCCCGGCCGAGCTGCTCGAGCAGGTGGTCGCCATGGCCTCGACCGCGCCGATGGGGATCCCGCCCTCCGATGTCGGGGTCGCAACCGTGAACGGGTTCGAGCAGGTGCGCGAGCTCTCCGCCGAGGTGGTCGCGGGATATCGCCGCATGATGAAAGTCATGCGCCCCGGCCTGCTCAAGCTGCTGTGGCCGCTGCTCGGCCAGGCCCGCTACGAGCGGTTCAACGATTTCATCCTGCCGTTGGGGGCAGACTACATCCAGGGCTGGGACGAAGGGCGCGACACGGTCCACTGGGGTGCGCCGGCGCTGCTGGTGTTCAGCCACTCGCCCTACGCCGGTGCCGAGGACGCGGCGATCGCCTGCACCTACGCGATGCTCACCGCCGAAGCGCTCGGGCTCGGCAGCTGCATGATAGGTGGTTCGCCGCCTATTCTCCAGCGCAACAAGGCGCTCTGCGCAAGGCTGAAGATTCCGGAGGGACACAAACCGTCGCTGGTGTTGATTGTGGGTTACTCAGCGGTGCCGTTCGTGCGGACGATCAAGCGGCGGTTTCGGCATGAGCAGGGTGGGTAA